In the genome of Amaranthus tricolor cultivar Red isolate AtriRed21 chromosome 15, ASM2621246v1, whole genome shotgun sequence, one region contains:
- the LOC130800889 gene encoding uncharacterized protein LOC130800889, protein MSDLILRSEALFTKHIKDTDVKVRLSWPSKHLDILRRWHNINLNDNPRLDFENMNVFEFDVYDVNRIKYRLGCTIRRITDPTKPYFKPVISRGWKRFVKDNHIKIGDKITFYKNLDPSSSGQVPFIILVNVQ, encoded by the exons atgtctGATCTAATATTAAGAAGTGAAGCTCTCTTTACTAAACATATAAAAGATACAGATGTTAAAGTTCGACTCTCTTGGCCATCCAAGCATTTGGATATCTTGCGTCGTTGGCATAATATCAATCTCAATGATAATCCCCGACTTGATTTTGAAAATATGAATGTCTTTGAATTTGATGTCTACGATGTTAATCGTATTAAATATCGACTTGGTTGCACTATTAGAAGGATCACTGACCCTACCAAGCCCTACTTCAAGCCGGTTATTTCTCGTGGTTGGAAGAG GTTTGTGAAAgataatcatataaaaatagGTGATAAAATTACTTTCTACAAGAATTTGGATCCCTCTTCATCCGGCCAGGTGCCGTTTATCATCCTTGTGAACGTACAATAG
- the LOC130800890 gene encoding uncharacterized protein LOC130800890 yields MGNCNCSLKTSPTTPKKSQHSFQIMTDSGRVIQIDGPKLAQEVLDDYPGYGIYQRGHLTLPLFEDELLINGQVYYLLPFGLSSSKNLAETTSLSFRKDQNSAFEVLPSRGNGVWKVKMAINSKELEEMLSDNAEALIQMMRSAAKSSEKSPERSFRWKSMGLIAAGLKSPVVSKRLTAC; encoded by the coding sequence ATGGGTAATTGCAATTGTTCACTAAAAACTTCCCCAACAAcacccaaaaaatctcaacaTTCATTCCAAATCATGACGGATTCAGGTCGGGTTATCCAAATTGACGGTCCAAAACTAGCTCAAGAAGTCCTTGATGATTATCCGGGTTATGGAATTTACCAAAGAGGTCATTTAACATTGCCATTGTTTGAGGATGAGCTTCTTATTAATGGTCAAGTTTACTATCTTTTACCATTTGGGTTGTCAAGTAGTAAGAACTTAGCTGAAACGACGTCGTTGAGCTTTAGGAAGGATCAAAACTCTGCGTTTGAGGTTTTGCCGTCTAGGGGAAATGGTGTATGGAAAGTTAAAATGGCTATAAATAGTAAAGAGTTAGAGGAAATGTTGTCTGATAATGCTGAAGCTTTGATTCAAATGATGAGATCCGCCGCGAAATCGTCGGAGAAATCTCCTGAGAGGAGTTTTAGATGGAAATCAATGGGTTTGATTGCTGCTGGTCTTAAAAGTCCGGTAGTTTCTAAGAGGTTGACTGCTTGTTAA
- the LOC130800891 gene encoding B2 protein has product MENNNQQSFYQFSDQLRVHTSNLANLSLNDSIWSVNSYPSKKTENRRNFDIRVGGDIGNGSIESKFNNNPVPNSDFNNSFNDGWKVGSGFGSGINLNGGFNKGIYSKGVNQDNQFLKGFNVNNNIGLKGHKNVNLKGDDNGFGGKSGKKNKEVKKENNNNISNNNNKDNNNGDGKNGVDKRFKTLPPSEALPRNETVGGYIFVCNNDTMEENLKRQLFGLPPRYRDSVRQITPGLPLFLYNYSTHQLHGIYEAASFGGTNIDPSAWEDKKNPGESRFPAQVKVQTRKLCEPLDEDAFRPILHHYDGPKFRLELSVPEALSLLDIFADNNHA; this is encoded by the exons ATGGAGAACAATAATCAACAATCTTTCTACCAATTTAGTGATCAACTTCGTGTTCATACATCAAATTTAGCTAATCTTTCCCTTAATGATTCCATTTGGAGTGTTAATTCATACCCATCAAAGAAAACAGAGAATCGGAGAAATTTTGATATTCGGGTCGGAGGAGATATCGGAAATGGTAGTATTGAATCCAAGTTTAACAACAATCCGGTACCAAACTCCGATTTTAACAACTCATTCAATGATGGGTGGAAAGTTGGATCCGGGTTCGGGTCTGGGATTAATCTTAATGGTGGATTTAATAAAGGGATTTATTCAAAGGGTGTTAATCAGGATAATCAGTTTTTGAAGGGgtttaatgttaataataatattggatTGAAAGGGCATAAAAATGTGAATTTAAAGGGGGATGATAATGGGTTTGGAGGAAAAAGTGGAAAGAAGAATAAGGAGGTGAAgaaggaaaataataataatattagtaataataataataaagataataataatgggGATGGTAAAAATGGGGTTGATAAGAGGTTTAAGACTTTACCACCATCTGAAGCACTTCCCAGAAATGAAACTGTTGGTGggtatatttttgtttgtaacAATGATACCATGGAGGAAAATCTTAAGAGACAactttttg GGTTGCCGCCACGTTACCGGGATTCAGTGAGGCAGATTACTCCTGGTCTACCCCTTTTTCTTTATAACTACTCCACCCACCAGCTTCATGGTATATATGAG GCTGCCAGTTTTGGAGGAACTAACATTGATCCATCCGCCTGGGAGGACAAAAAGAATCCTGGTGAATCGCGCTTCCCTGCTCAG GTGAAAGTCCAGACTCGAAAACTTTGTGAACCTTTAGACGAGGATGCTTTCAGGCCAATCCTTCATCATTACGATGGTCCAAAGTTTCGCCTTGAGTTGAGTGTGCCAGAG GCACTTTCACTTCTGGATATTTTTGCCGATAACAATCATGCTTGA